The nucleotide window AGTGGTGGGGTGCCGCCCAGGCTGACAAACCATATGGGAGATGCTTGTTGTCAAGGGCATTCCGGAAATACGCGATATCAGGATGATTCTTTGCTTCTTTTCCCTACAGTAAATTAACGCTATCAAAGCTTGGCGGAAAGCTGAGCAAGGCAACAAGGTGGATCATTTTGGGTGTTACTGCATTTAGTATTGTTTTTGCAGAAATAGTCACTTGGATTATAGCAATAACAGTTGTTAATGAAATACCATTTTCAGTGGGTATTATTTTTTACTTGCTAACAACACCTGAAATTATTAAAGCCATGGCACCTAATATTTTGCTCGGATGGTTTATGGGTTTCTTAGGAATCTTCCAGTTATTCAAGAGCATAGGGCAGGAAGTTGACTCGGTTCTTATGAGAGTGGAGAAAGCCTAAGGCTTGAAATTTTACAGTAAAAAACTATAGTTATATTATTAATAACGCCAGTGTCAATATGGTGGTTGAAGTAATCGATGTACTTCATTAGCTGGCATACACTATTATTATGCATTAAAAGATGAATTCCAAAAACCCATTGACATGTTCCAGCCTACAAAGTACAAGTCATACGACTTGGAAGATATAAAACTTAAGATAGTCCGTCTCCGGAACATTCCACAGGATTGGATGGTCCGGGGCCTGCTGGCGGGCTTCAATCTGCCTGAGGGATACGGAGGCATCTTTTGCAGCATTTGCCAGTACTTTGCGGAATAAGTCATCTGTCATGAAGTGGCTGCAACTGCAAGTGGCCAGATATCCGCCCCGGGGCAGTAGCTTCATTGCCTTAAGGTTAATTTCTTTATATCCGCGGGCAGCGTCCTGCACTGTTTTGCGGGATTTGGTAAAGGCCGGTGGGTCAAGGATGATATAGTCATAGTCCCGACATTTCCGCTCTGCCAACTTTGTCAGCAGGTCAAACACATCTTCACACAGAAAATCCATTTTTTCGTCCAGCCTGTTACGTACGGCATTTGCTTTTGCCATGTCAATGGCTGATGGTGAGATATCCACGCAAGTCACATGCTCTGCTCCGCCTAGTGCTGCATTAAGGCCGAAGGAGCCGGTATGGGTAAAGCAATCCAGTACCCGTTTCCCCCTGGCAATTCGGGCTACAGCTGCGCGGTTATACTTCTGGTCCAGGAAAAAGCCGGTTTTTTGCCCGTTTTCCACATCTACAAGATATCTCACACCGTTTTCGCATATCTCCGTCACAGCGGATTCCGGAGCAGGTATGCCATCGGACCGGTGCCAGTCCTTATACTCCGGTAGCCCTTCACGTGTACGAAGGGCAATATCATTGCGCTCATAAATGCCGGTGACAGTTTCACCCATTCCAGTAAGCACATCCCAAAGGGCACGGTAAATAGTATCCTTGACAAGTTCCATACCAAGGCAGGTAATCTGCACGGATAAAATATTGCCGTAGCGGTCCACTGTCAGCCCTGGCATTTGGTCAGCCTCACCATGAATCAGGCGGCAACAGGCGAAGTCTGCACCAGGCATGACGGTTTTGCGGTAATTAACGGCATATTCTACACGACGGCGCCAAAAGCGGGCGTCAAATACATCATTGGCGTTGCGTGAGATAAGTCGGACGGTAATCTTGCTGGCACTGTTGTAAAAGCCCGTACCCATAAAGGCGTTTCCGGCAAACACATCTACCAGCCCGCCATTTTGAGGCACATCCTCTGTTTTGCGAATCTCTTCCCCGTATATCCATGGATGCCCGTTCTTAACACTCCGCTCTGCCTTAGGAGATATCATGATTTTTGGATACTGCCGTTCCTGTTTCATCTATGTCACCTTTCGTAATAGGTTATTTTTTCATAATAGAATTATTTTTATGCGATGATGATTGTACCATATTTATTTTCTGCCTTCAACGAGAAGGCAGAATGGATATAAGATGATTTCCAGATAAAAGTAATTTTCATTGAAATTACAAATTTTATTGAATATAATATTTTACATAACTATATTTTGTCGAATTTGAGAAAATAATGCTGAAAAAAGGCTCAAACGTATACAGGAATTTTTGCGAAAACAAAAGAATTGCTTATGCTTCCGAGATTTATTATCTGCGAGTCATACATGATGGGTTGTTTGATGAATAATATGGCGAGGAGATGATAATATGTTAACTGCCATCAAAACAACTTTTCTAGATATTTTAGTTAAGATCTACGATGCCTGGTCAAGCCATGCAAAAAGTAAAAATAATAATATATCAATTATAAAATTTTGTATAGTTATTCTGGCTGCATTGATTCTACTTTCATCATGCGTTTCCGGAATTAAGCCGGAAAATACATCCGTAACGGTACCGGAGCCGCCCTCGGTTATTGAGTCCACTATAGAGCCTGATTCAAATCAATATTCACTTCCAGATGGATTTGTATATGTAACTGATGTAATCCCAATAGCACAGCTCGAAATTCGCTATTTTAGTAATGATAATTTTGTAGGTGCAGTGATTGACGGATATGAAGCACCGAAGGCTATACTTACCAAAGAAGCGGCTCAGGCACTTAAAAAAGCGGCAGATACACTGTATGAACAAGGATATTACATAAAAATTTTTGATGCTTATCGCCCGCAAAGGGCTGTTAACCATTTTATACGCTGGGCACAGGACCTGGATGATATAAAAATGAAGGGAAAATATTATCCTGATTTGGACAAGTCTGTATTGTTCGAGCTGGGTTATATTGCAGAAAAATCCGGACATTCGAGAGGAAGCACGCTTGATCTGACATTGGTTGAGATATCTACAGGTGAAGAACTGGATATGGGCAGCGGTTTTGATTTCTTAGGTGAAATTTCACACCATGACACCCATTTAATTACTCCCCAGCAGGAAAAAAACCGGAATATTTTGCGGGATGCCATGGTAGATGCCGGGTTCGAAGTTTATCCCGTAGAGTGGTGGCATTATAAGTTAAAGGACGAACCTTATCCTGATACTTATTTTGATTTTCCGGTTAAATAAATTTTGTGGAGTTATTGGTAGGGAGCATGCAGAACCTGCGGGAAGAATTATTTTCGTGTAAGAAGATGATATTATTCTATTTGAATGATTTAAAGGGATCCTATTGCTTAATGGATGACTGTTTCAACAACATGATACACAAAAAGTAAGCTAAAGCAGAGCACCTTCGGAAATGACGTCAGGACATATAGATATATAATATGAAGTTCACCATTTGAGTATGCTTTAGAGGAGAAAAAAGATATTATGGTAGTATCAGGTGTACTTCAAAAGGCTCAGACACATACGCAGATCGGATAAGAATCTGAGTAGACTAATGAAATATGGCGATATTTAAGAATTGCAAAGGGTTTAAAAAATATCTGGGGGGATACTGCTTTGAACATATTAAAAATGTTACTTAGTCTTTATCTGGTTCTTGCGGTTATATTAGCTCAGTTTTTCGCCGCCTATTTATTTTCAAAGGGCAGAACCAGCTATCGAAAGGCATTCTCTGTCTTGGTTTTATGTATCAGTGTTTATTTATTTGGTTATTTAATGATTATTAACAATAACAATCTGCATGAAATGATTTTTTGGAATCAGATTCAATATTTTGGATTGCCTTTTATTTCCGTACTATGGCTTTTGGTGGCTCTTCTTTACACAAAAACCATTTATTCCCTGGAAATCCTGATGACACTTTTACTTTTTACTGTGCCTATAATGACTTTCTTTATACGACTCACCAATCCCTGGCACCATCTTTTTTATAAAAGATTGGAAATAAGGTGGTTTCTTGAATATAAATCCTTGTATATGGAAAGAGGTCTCTGGTACTATGTTAACATTTCTTATACCATATTGTGCTTGCTTCTTACTGTTATCATATACTACATAGGATACCTGAAGAATAAGGCCGGCTATACCAAACCTCACTTTTTTGTTTTTTTATTTGCTTCTTTACTACCTTTCATAGGTATAATGATGATTCTTTTCACATACGATGAGTGGACCATTGATTATTCTGCTTTAATAATGCCTGTTTCACTGCTTATAATTAGTTATGGAATTTATAAATACGATTTTTTGGAGATAAGAACTTTGGCTCGAGAAACAATCTTTGAGAACAACTTTGCTGGTATGTTAGTATTGGGCCCGGGGAAAAGGATAGTAGACTACAATAAGGCAGCCGAGAAATTTTTTAAAGCAATAAACATTTCATTGAATAAATATCCCATAGAGCATATTCTTAATCGAGAGCCAAAGCTGTTGGAAATTTTCGAAAGTGAAAACAGCCGTGATTTTTCTTTGGTGATAGATGGGGAAGAACGGTTTTTTGAGATAGACGCGGTGCCTTTAGGGGATTCCCATGATGGTAACACCAGGATGCTTAAATCTATTCGTGATGTTACAGAAGAAAGGAAAATACAGGAGAAACTGAAGTTTTTGGCTACTATAGATTCCTTAAGCGGCCTCTATAATCGGGCGGAATTTATGAACTTGGCCAAAAGGGAGTTTGCCAGGACAAAGAAGAATAATGAGGAACTATCATTGATGATTATGGATTTGGATAATTTTAAGATTATCAATGATACCTTTGGACATGCGACAGGAGACGAAATAATTCGTGAAATTGGAAGAATTATAAAGGCTAGTTTCCGAAAAACCGATATTGCCGGGCGCATAGGAGGAGAAGAATTTGCTGTGGTTTTAAAGAACGCCTCTATAGAAGAGGCGAAAAAAATAGCGGAAAAGTTTCGGGAGACTGTAGCCGGGAGAAAAGTATTTTACGGGGGGCAGGAAATTAGTTTTACGGTGAGTATAGGGGTGGCGGCAATCCGTGACAAAACCGGAGATATTAACGATATTGAAGATATTTTAAAAAAGGCAGATGACGCCCTGTATAAGGCAAAAGCTAAGGGTAGAAATTGCGTTGCGGTTTAAGTAAAAAAAGTACAATAATAAAGCTTTTGATATAATAAAATAGGTGCAATCACATAGTTCTTGATATAATTAAGTTGAGTGTTTCTAACTTACTTAGGCAATATTTTGTGCTGAGGAATGGGATGAAAAGGAATGGATCAGAAGGAACTTGAAACATATTTTCGTTCATTGGACCGTTCATTTTTTGTGGAAAATGGCATGAAAAAATATGCAGCTCTGGATGAACCTTTGCCTATTGGCTTTGGGCAAACAATCTCCCAGCCAAGTCTTGTGTTGGAAATGACACGGCTTCTGGCGCCGGAAAAGGATAGCAGAGTCCTGGAGATTGGAACAGGTTCAGGCTTTCAGACAGCCATTCTTGCAAAAATCTCAGCGAAAGTTTTTACAGTAGAAAGAATTGATAGATTAATGGAAAAGGCTAAAAAGAGACTGGGGGCATTGGGTTTTTCAAATATCTATTATAAAGTTGGGGACGGAAGCATTGGTTGGCAGGAATATGCTCCCTATGACAGGATTATGGTAACTGCGGCAGCACGTGTTTTACCGGATGAATTGATCAATCAATTGGCAAACGGCGGCAGGATGGTTATTCCAATCGGCCCGCCAGATTTGCAGGAACTTAAGCTTATTACAAAGACAAGTAATGGAGATATACACATCAAAACAGTGGAAA belongs to Clostridiaceae bacterium and includes:
- a CDS encoding class I SAM-dependent rRNA methyltransferase; translation: MKQERQYPKIMISPKAERSVKNGHPWIYGEEIRKTEDVPQNGGLVDVFAGNAFMGTGFYNSASKITVRLISRNANDVFDARFWRRRVEYAVNYRKTVMPGADFACCRLIHGEADQMPGLTVDRYGNILSVQITCLGMELVKDTIYRALWDVLTGMGETVTGIYERNDIALRTREGLPEYKDWHRSDGIPAPESAVTEICENGVRYLVDVENGQKTGFFLDQKYNRAAVARIARGKRVLDCFTHTGSFGLNAALGGAEHVTCVDISPSAIDMAKANAVRNRLDEKMDFLCEDVFDLLTKLAERKCRDYDYIILDPPAFTKSRKTVQDAARGYKEINLKAMKLLPRGGYLATCSCSHFMTDDLFRKVLANAAKDASVSLRQIEARQQAPDHPILWNVPETDYLKFYIFQVV
- a CDS encoding M15 family metallopeptidase, coding for MLTAIKTTFLDILVKIYDAWSSHAKSKNNNISIIKFCIVILAALILLSSCVSGIKPENTSVTVPEPPSVIESTIEPDSNQYSLPDGFVYVTDVIPIAQLEIRYFSNDNFVGAVIDGYEAPKAILTKEAAQALKKAADTLYEQGYYIKIFDAYRPQRAVNHFIRWAQDLDDIKMKGKYYPDLDKSVLFELGYIAEKSGHSRGSTLDLTLVEISTGEELDMGSGFDFLGEISHHDTHLITPQQEKNRNILRDAMVDAGFEVYPVEWWHYKLKDEPYPDTYFDFPVK
- a CDS encoding diguanylate cyclase — encoded protein: MNILKMLLSLYLVLAVILAQFFAAYLFSKGRTSYRKAFSVLVLCISVYLFGYLMIINNNNLHEMIFWNQIQYFGLPFISVLWLLVALLYTKTIYSLEILMTLLLFTVPIMTFFIRLTNPWHHLFYKRLEIRWFLEYKSLYMERGLWYYVNISYTILCLLLTVIIYYIGYLKNKAGYTKPHFFVFLFASLLPFIGIMMILFTYDEWTIDYSALIMPVSLLIISYGIYKYDFLEIRTLARETIFENNFAGMLVLGPGKRIVDYNKAAEKFFKAINISLNKYPIEHILNREPKLLEIFESENSRDFSLVIDGEERFFEIDAVPLGDSHDGNTRMLKSIRDVTEERKIQEKLKFLATIDSLSGLYNRAEFMNLAKREFARTKKNNEELSLMIMDLDNFKIINDTFGHATGDEIIREIGRIIKASFRKTDIAGRIGGEEFAVVLKNASIEEAKKIAEKFRETVAGRKVFYGGQEISFTVSIGVAAIRDKTGDINDIEDILKKADDALYKAKAKGRNCVAV
- a CDS encoding protein-L-isoaspartate(D-aspartate) O-methyltransferase, which encodes MDQKELETYFRSLDRSFFVENGMKKYAALDEPLPIGFGQTISQPSLVLEMTRLLAPEKDSRVLEIGTGSGFQTAILAKISAKVFTVERIDRLMEKAKKRLGALGFSNIYYKVGDGSIGWQEYAPYDRIMVTAAARVLPDELINQLANGGRMVIPIGPPDLQELKLITKTSNGDIHIKTVEMVRFVELKGQYGWKE